The Gemmatimonadota bacterium genome includes the window GCCGGGGCGACCAGACCGAGGGGAGGACGTCCTTCACCTTGCCTACGTCAAGATGTTGGAAGGCAAAGCTCAGTTCGAGGGGCGTTCCACGTTCCGGACCTGGTTGTTCGGGGTGATGCGTTACCCGGCTCAAGGACAGCGCCGATGGCAATGGAATCAGGCGCTTCGACTGGGGCGATGGTGGCGGGAGCAGCCGTCAGAGGTCGCGGGCCCGGTTGAAAGTCTGGCCGCCGAGGGATCCCGGACCCGGTTGCGGGAGGCGATGGGCCGGCTCTCGACCAAACCAGGTGAGGGGGACGTCGGCCAATCCGGTCATCAAGGGTGATGGCGGCCGGGAGTTGACCGCCGAGGAGCTAACCGCGCTGGGTGAGGTCGTCAAGTTCGCCGAGGGGGTGTTCGAACTGATCGGCGGGCTTCTGGCGCCCACCGGGGCCCTGCTCCTGATCGGGTTGGGTCTCTAGTGTTGTTGGGCGGCCGGACCCGGTTCGCCGAACCGGGTCCGGAGTCTGGTTTCGAATCCGCGAGCCGGCCCGCCCCGGAATTCGAAATACTCTTCGGGTAAGAGTCGCTCGCCTAACGACGGTGGGCGACTCGACTTGAGCTGCGACAGCAGAATGGTGGCGCCTACCTCGGAGGCGGACAGCCACTGGCCGGCCGCGAGTTCGGGATAGAGGTGGGCGTACTCGGGTCGAAGCCGAGCCTCGCGGATAAGGGTCATCATAAGCTTTGGTAGTCTAGCCTGCCGTCAGGAATCCGGAAGGGGTTGACGGCTAGACCACCAGATTGATGAGCCGGTCCGGGACGAAAATCACCTTCCGGATGGCCCTGCCATCTATTGCACGCACCACGGTGGGGTCCTGGGTGGCCTGGGTCTGCACCGCCGCCTCCTTGGCGCCCCGGGCCACCCGCACCGTGCCCCTGGTCTTACCGTTGACCTGGACCGCCACCTCGACAACGCTGTCTTGGGTCAGGGCCTCGTCCCAGGTTGGCCAGGGGGCCTGGAACACGGTGTCCCGGCCGCCCAGGCGCTCCCAGCACTCCTCGGCAAAATGGGGCGCAAACGGTGCCACCATGATGACCATGTCCTTGACGATCATCCGGGAGCTGCAGTTCGAATCTCGGAGAGCGTTGAGTAACTCCATCAGGGCTGCTATGGCCGTATTGTAGCCCAGGCTTTCGAGATCGCGGGTCACCTTCTTCTTGGTGGCGTTCCACTTGACCACGATGTCCCGGTGCAACTCTTCGCCGGTGAGCGTTCGGCGTTCACATTGATCGACCAAGTCCCAGAGCCGATCCAAGAACCGCCGCGGTCCGACCAAGCCGGCGTCGCGGAAGTCGCCACCCTCTTCAAACGGGCCGATGAACATCAGGAACAGCCGGAAGGCGTCGGCGCCCCATTTGGCGATGTATTCGTCCGGGTTGACGACGTTCCCCTTCGACTTCGACATCTTGGATCCGTCTTTGACGATCAGGCCGTGGGCCCGGAACCGCCGGAACGGCTCGTCGAAGTGGACCTGTCCCTGTTCCTGCAGCGCCATCGCTACGAATCGCGAGTACAAGAGATGCAAGACGGCGTGTTCGTTGCCGCCGATGTACATCGAGACCGGGAGCCAGGCCTTCACCCGGTCCGGGTGGAGTGCCCGATCCTCCAATTCGGTCGACAGGTAGCGATAGAAGTACCAGGCCGAGTCGAGGAACGTGTCGGACACGTCGGTTTCGCGGCGTCCCGGTTTCCCACAGGTTGGGCAGGGTACGTGGTACCACTCCTGGTGCCGGGCCAGCGGAGAGATGCCTGAGTCGTCGGGCCGGAAATCGTCGATGTAGGGGAGCAGTACCGGGAGATCCTTTTCGGGGACCGGCACCGGCCCGCAGGCATCGCAGTAGATGATCGGAATCGGTGGCCCCCAGTACCGCTGCCGCGAAATACACCAATCATAGAGCCGGTACTTGACGACGCCTTGGCCGGCGCCGCTCTGCTCGAGCCACGCCACGATCGAGGCGGTGCCTTCGGCCACGGTCTGGCCGGTGTAGCTGCCGGAGTTGACCA containing:
- a CDS encoding leucine--tRNA ligase, yielding MTYSPETLEPKWQQRWAERHTNEPDLDQAPKPFYNLMMFPYPSAEGLHVGNFYAFTGSDVYGRFMRLRGHTVFEPIGFDAFGIHSENFALKVGIHPSVLIPNNIKNFTRQLTALGGMFNWKHVLATTDPAYYKWTQWLFLQLYHAGKAYKKKAAVNWCPSCKTVLANEQVVAGACERCGSVVEQRALEQWFFKITDYAERLLQNLDDLSKMDWSNSTTTAQRNWVGRNTGADIGFAAGAETIRVFTTRPDTLFGATFMVLAPEHPLVDRLTTAGHRAAVTAYQKAAAARDLVSRKIGDKDKTGVFTGGHAINPATGQPIPVWIADYVLMEYGTGAIMAVPGHDERDFAFAGKFGLPIVRVIAGPDDSDTTPLIEPLAETDGCRLVNSGSYTGQTVAEGTASIVAWLEQSGAGQGVVKYRLYDWCISRQRYWGPPIPIIYCDACGPVPVPEKDLPVLLPYIDDFRPDDSGISPLARHQEWYHVPCPTCGKPGRRETDVSDTFLDSAWYFYRYLSTELEDRALHPDRVKAWLPVSMYIGGNEHAVLHLLYSRFVAMALQEQGQVHFDEPFRRFRAHGLIVKDGSKMSKSKGNVVNPDEYIAKWGADAFRLFLMFIGPFEEGGDFRDAGLVGPRRFLDRLWDLVDQCERRTLTGEELHRDIVVKWNATKKKVTRDLESLGYNTAIAALMELLNALRDSNCSSRMIVKDMVIMVAPFAPHFAEECWERLGGRDTVFQAPWPTWDEALTQDSVVEVAVQVNGKTRGTVRVARGAKEAAVQTQATQDPTVVRAIDGRAIRKVIFVPDRLINLVV